A region of Lycium barbarum isolate Lr01 chromosome 1, ASM1917538v2, whole genome shotgun sequence DNA encodes the following proteins:
- the LOC132633451 gene encoding heterogeneous nuclear ribonucleoprotein Q-like isoform X1 — protein sequence MPPKAVRKTPTGSGSKRGGRTARGTPKSQAKAVILEETMKEEEKEENNNKDKAVEIKPEVKVAEEKTVKLKEPEPEERAETALNKKDDKKVDDVKESVDQYEKGERLDLEDNDPEYDPEEYGTVDYDERGIENDDIQEEGDEIEEEPEEGDVGEEEEGNMVEEDVEDVHEEIEGDEEDEHAGEEHAEMVDAAEEEEHHEVVKERRKRKEIEIFVGGLDKDATEDDLRKVFSKVGEVTEVRLMMNSHTKKNKGFAFLRFATVEQAKRACTELKNPVVNGKQCGVSPSQDNDTLFLGNICKTWTKEALKEKLKHYGVDNIEDLTLVEDTNNEGMNRGFAFLEFSSRSEAMDAFKRLQKRDVTFGVDRPAKVSFEDSFIDPGDEIMAQVKTVFIDGLSASWDEDRVRELLKEYGKIEKVELARNMPSAKRKDFGFVSFDTHDAAVTCAKNINNEELGEGDNKVKVRARLSRPLQRGRGKYGGRGDMRPWHMPMHGPRAPWGRIVPRSRSIRGTRVSTRVPPVVGRGFKRPATLRDRRAVMALPPRGRPAPPPSRSYDRRPPVPAYAKSSFKREYGRREEIPLPRSRAIAEYPSRVHSDRRASYRDEYSSRGSGYPELPRGTHSAARRAYVDDGYGQRFERPPPSYREGRGREYDSVSGSKRPYTAVDDVHPRYAEAGVRHSRARLDYELGSGSGSQYGDAYGDSRLGRSNLGYGGSRSSLSGQDSHGMYSSRQGMGYGGGSYGGTDVGGMYSSSYGGDYMSRGSDVDDSVYSSRGVGGGSYMGSGGSGSYY from the exons ATGCCTCCAAAAGCAGTGAGAAAGACACCGACAGGATCTGGATCCAAAAGAGGTGGCCGTACTGCTCGTGGTACACCAAAATCTCAGGCAAAAGCAGTAATATTAGAGGAAACAATgaaagaagaggagaaagaagagaATAATAATAAGGATAAGGCTGTGGAGATTAAACCAGAAGTGAAAGTGGCAGAGGAGAAAACGGTGAAATTGAAGGAACCGGAACCCGAGGAACGGGCTGAAACTGCGTTGAATAAGAAAGATGACAAGA AGGTGGACGATGTGAAAGAGTCAGTCGATCAATATGAAAAGGGTGAGCGATTAGATTTGGAGGATAATGACCCTGAGTATGACCCTGAAGAGTATGGAACAGTTGATTATGATGAGAGAGGAATTGAAAATGATGATATTCAGGAAGAGGGAGATGAAATAGAGGAAGAACCTGAAGAGGGAGATGTTGGTGAAGAGGAAGAGGGTAATATGGTTGAAGAGGATGTTGAAGATGTGCACGAGGAAATTGAGGGTGATGAAGAAGATGAGCATGCTGGGGAGGAGCATGCTGAGATGGTTGATGCAGCCGAGGAGGAAGAACATCATGAAGTTGTTAAAGAAAGGCGTAAGCGGAAGGAAATTGAAATATTTGTTGGTGGCTTGGACAAGGATGCTACTGAGGATGATCTCAGGAAGGTCTTCAGTAAAGTTGGCGAGGTTACCGAAGTGAGGCTTATGATGAATTCTCATACAAAGAAGAATAAAGGATTTGCATTCCTGCGATTTGCCACTGTGGAACAAGCAAAACGAGCTTGTACTGAGCTGAAAAATCCAGTG GTCAATGGCAAACAGTGTGGTGTCTCTCCAAGTCAAGACAATGATACTTTGTTTTTGGGTAACATATGCAAGACCTGGACAAAAGAAGCT TTAAAAGAGAAGCTGAAGCATTATGGTGTTGACAATATTGAGGATTTGACGTTGGTGGAAGATACTAATAATGAGGGAATGAATCGAGGATTTGCTTTCTTGGAGTTCTCTTCACGTTCGGAGGCCATGGATGCTTTTAAGCGGTTACAAAAGAGAGATGTTACGTTTGGAGTTGATAGGCCCGCAAAGGTTTCTTTTGAGGATTCATTCATTGATCCTGGGGATGAAATCATGGCACAG GTTAAAACAGTGTTTATTGATGGTCTTTCTGCATCCTGGGACGAGGATCGTGTGCGGGAGCTTCTTAAGGAATATGGGAAGATTGAAAAAGTTGAGCTTGCCAGAAATATGCCTTCAGCTAAGAGAAAGGACTTTGGATTTGTTAGCTTTGACACCCATGATGCTGCAGTTACATGTGCTAAAAACATTAATAATGAGGAATTGGGTGAAGGAGATAACAAG GTTAAAGTTAGGGCCAGATTATCAAGACCCCTTCAGAGGGGCAGAGGGAAATATGGCGGACGCGGAGATATGCGACCTTGGCATATGCCTATGCATGGTCCCCGTGCCCCTTGGGGTCGTATAGTGCCACGTAGTCGCTCTATTCGAGGGACTAGAGTTAGTACACGTGTGCCTCCAGTAGTTGGTCGTGGTTTCAAACGACCTGCAACATTGAGAGATAGACGGGCAGTGATGGCTTTGCCTCCTAGAGGAAGACCAGCTCCACCACCTAGCAGGTCATATGACCGGAGACCACCTG TTCCCGCATATGCAAAGAGTAGCTTCAAGAGGGAGTATGGACGGCGTGAGGAAATCCCTCTTCCCAGAAGCAGAGCAATAGCTGAGTATCCTTCGAGGGTTCATTCTGACAGACGTGCATCCTATAGGGATGAATATTCTTCCCGTGGCTCTGGTTACCCTGAATTGCCTAGAGGTACTCACTCTGCAGCAAGGAGAGCTTATGTTGATGATGGATATGGGCAACGGTTTGAAAGGCCCCCTCCATCTTACCGTGAGGGACGTGGTCGTGAATATGATTCTGTGTCTGGTTCAAAACGGCCATACACTGCAGTG GATGATGTTCATCCCCGCTACGCTGAGGCAGGAGTGAGGCATTCTCGTGCTCGTTTGGATTATGAACTAGGCAGTGGAAGTGGCTCCCAATATGGAGATGCATATGGTGACAG TAGACTTGGTAGATCAAATCTTGGATATGGTGGCAGCAGGAGCTCCCTTTCTGGTCAAGATTCTCATGGGATGTATAGCAGTCGTCAGGGTATGGGCTACGGTGGAG GCTCCTATGGTGGAACTGATGTAGGTGGAATGTATTCATCCAGCTATGGTGGTGATTACATGTCTCGAGGCAGTGAT GTTGACGACTCAGTTTATTCTAGTCGGGGTGTGGGTGGTGGTAGTTATATGGGAAGTGGCGGTTCTGGATCTTACTACTAA
- the LOC132633451 gene encoding heterogeneous nuclear ribonucleoprotein Q-like isoform X2, which translates to MPPKAVRKTPTGSGSKRGGRTARGTPKSQAKAVILEETMKEEEKEENNNKDKAVEIKPEVKVAEEKTVKLKEPEPEERAETALNKKDDKKVDDVKESVDQYEKGERLDLEDNDPEYDPEEYGTVDYDERGIENDDIQEEGDEIEEEPEEGDVGEEEEGNMVEEDVEDVHEEIEGDEEDEHAGEEHAEMVDAAEEEEHHEVVKERRKRKEIEIFVGGLDKDATEDDLRKVFSKVGEVTEVRLMMNSHTKKNKGFAFLRFATVEQAKRACTELKNPVVNGKQCGVSPSQDNDTLFLGNICKTWTKEALKEKLKHYGVDNIEDLTLVEDTNNEGMNRGFAFLEFSSRSEAMDAFKRLQKRDVTFGVDRPAKVSFEDSFIDPGDEIMAQVKTVFIDGLSASWDEDRVRELLKEYGKIEKVELARNMPSAKRKDFGFVSFDTHDAAVTCAKNINNEELGEGDNKVKVRARLSRPLQRGRGKYGGRGDMRPWHMPMHGPRAPWGRIVPRSRSIRGTRVSTRVPPVVGRGFKRPATLRDRRAVMALPPRGRPAPPPSRSYDRRPPVPAYAKSSFKREYGRREEIPLPRSRAIAEYPSRVHSDRRASYRDEYSSRGSGYPELPRGTHSAARRAYVDDGYGQRFERPPPSYREGRGREYDSVSGSKRPYTAVDDVHPRYAEAGVRHSRARLDYELGSGSGSQYGDAYGDRLGRSNLGYGGSRSSLSGQDSHGMYSSRQGMGYGGGSYGGTDVGGMYSSSYGGDYMSRGSDVDDSVYSSRGVGGGSYMGSGGSGSYY; encoded by the exons ATGCCTCCAAAAGCAGTGAGAAAGACACCGACAGGATCTGGATCCAAAAGAGGTGGCCGTACTGCTCGTGGTACACCAAAATCTCAGGCAAAAGCAGTAATATTAGAGGAAACAATgaaagaagaggagaaagaagagaATAATAATAAGGATAAGGCTGTGGAGATTAAACCAGAAGTGAAAGTGGCAGAGGAGAAAACGGTGAAATTGAAGGAACCGGAACCCGAGGAACGGGCTGAAACTGCGTTGAATAAGAAAGATGACAAGA AGGTGGACGATGTGAAAGAGTCAGTCGATCAATATGAAAAGGGTGAGCGATTAGATTTGGAGGATAATGACCCTGAGTATGACCCTGAAGAGTATGGAACAGTTGATTATGATGAGAGAGGAATTGAAAATGATGATATTCAGGAAGAGGGAGATGAAATAGAGGAAGAACCTGAAGAGGGAGATGTTGGTGAAGAGGAAGAGGGTAATATGGTTGAAGAGGATGTTGAAGATGTGCACGAGGAAATTGAGGGTGATGAAGAAGATGAGCATGCTGGGGAGGAGCATGCTGAGATGGTTGATGCAGCCGAGGAGGAAGAACATCATGAAGTTGTTAAAGAAAGGCGTAAGCGGAAGGAAATTGAAATATTTGTTGGTGGCTTGGACAAGGATGCTACTGAGGATGATCTCAGGAAGGTCTTCAGTAAAGTTGGCGAGGTTACCGAAGTGAGGCTTATGATGAATTCTCATACAAAGAAGAATAAAGGATTTGCATTCCTGCGATTTGCCACTGTGGAACAAGCAAAACGAGCTTGTACTGAGCTGAAAAATCCAGTG GTCAATGGCAAACAGTGTGGTGTCTCTCCAAGTCAAGACAATGATACTTTGTTTTTGGGTAACATATGCAAGACCTGGACAAAAGAAGCT TTAAAAGAGAAGCTGAAGCATTATGGTGTTGACAATATTGAGGATTTGACGTTGGTGGAAGATACTAATAATGAGGGAATGAATCGAGGATTTGCTTTCTTGGAGTTCTCTTCACGTTCGGAGGCCATGGATGCTTTTAAGCGGTTACAAAAGAGAGATGTTACGTTTGGAGTTGATAGGCCCGCAAAGGTTTCTTTTGAGGATTCATTCATTGATCCTGGGGATGAAATCATGGCACAG GTTAAAACAGTGTTTATTGATGGTCTTTCTGCATCCTGGGACGAGGATCGTGTGCGGGAGCTTCTTAAGGAATATGGGAAGATTGAAAAAGTTGAGCTTGCCAGAAATATGCCTTCAGCTAAGAGAAAGGACTTTGGATTTGTTAGCTTTGACACCCATGATGCTGCAGTTACATGTGCTAAAAACATTAATAATGAGGAATTGGGTGAAGGAGATAACAAG GTTAAAGTTAGGGCCAGATTATCAAGACCCCTTCAGAGGGGCAGAGGGAAATATGGCGGACGCGGAGATATGCGACCTTGGCATATGCCTATGCATGGTCCCCGTGCCCCTTGGGGTCGTATAGTGCCACGTAGTCGCTCTATTCGAGGGACTAGAGTTAGTACACGTGTGCCTCCAGTAGTTGGTCGTGGTTTCAAACGACCTGCAACATTGAGAGATAGACGGGCAGTGATGGCTTTGCCTCCTAGAGGAAGACCAGCTCCACCACCTAGCAGGTCATATGACCGGAGACCACCTG TTCCCGCATATGCAAAGAGTAGCTTCAAGAGGGAGTATGGACGGCGTGAGGAAATCCCTCTTCCCAGAAGCAGAGCAATAGCTGAGTATCCTTCGAGGGTTCATTCTGACAGACGTGCATCCTATAGGGATGAATATTCTTCCCGTGGCTCTGGTTACCCTGAATTGCCTAGAGGTACTCACTCTGCAGCAAGGAGAGCTTATGTTGATGATGGATATGGGCAACGGTTTGAAAGGCCCCCTCCATCTTACCGTGAGGGACGTGGTCGTGAATATGATTCTGTGTCTGGTTCAAAACGGCCATACACTGCAGTG GATGATGTTCATCCCCGCTACGCTGAGGCAGGAGTGAGGCATTCTCGTGCTCGTTTGGATTATGAACTAGGCAGTGGAAGTGGCTCCCAATATGGAGATGCATATGGTGACAG ACTTGGTAGATCAAATCTTGGATATGGTGGCAGCAGGAGCTCCCTTTCTGGTCAAGATTCTCATGGGATGTATAGCAGTCGTCAGGGTATGGGCTACGGTGGAG GCTCCTATGGTGGAACTGATGTAGGTGGAATGTATTCATCCAGCTATGGTGGTGATTACATGTCTCGAGGCAGTGAT GTTGACGACTCAGTTTATTCTAGTCGGGGTGTGGGTGGTGGTAGTTATATGGGAAGTGGCGGTTCTGGATCTTACTACTAA